The following are encoded in a window of Oncorhynchus mykiss isolate Arlee chromosome 31, USDA_OmykA_1.1, whole genome shotgun sequence genomic DNA:
- the sorbs2b gene encoding sorbin and SH3 domain-containing protein 2 isoform X7: protein MAVNGNGGITGSSYSHLQRPFSPMSYPPPPSLSPSLGLLTQARSAEVRSPGYPRMSRPPPATPAEEEYQEVPGAPRGGEGGKAPHHTGIGPVDESGIPIAIRTTVDRPKDWYKSMFKQIHVVHKPENENMDPYNTTHTVVNTDRHHRSAPDYRPAKSLQTHAPPQTHTYRPMTKSVSDNSTCNVFRNTNSLTSPSPMPPTPPPILSSAHVRERERERDRGTIDKNQYGPPDRKVDTRKYRAEPRSIFDYEPGKSSILEQERQNTSNSNPTEVDLEDEPWYKFFAELEFGRPPPKKRLDYIVESSLQQASTDRNTDRPSSVHSSTSDYRKRRKSEVTAQQPRPASTLTTSQSTSSSLSGPNSTTSHNPVSWPVESPRSSSYSSGLNSSGRPSEPPRSSSYSSGLRKPVASSSPASPSKAKGGDISNTYSAHFSCPGPSPGPNHNTSHNSVFPCLNDEAFDCVEPPEGSDESPDVCLKNGWQAHIQSQNAEAWSSAEEKPTSPKLKSWSCDDLLAEDRGCPGGSVGSQVRSESVDFLSREQQGKDLSVCDSPLRERTQHHSAHDAPGFLKLYKKMHHINRQDLIGSQSSQVICSVKARILEYESELHKDRLAGWRGYSEEVPQDMVHNRISEFESLIQKSKSMPNLGGGGEGEVTPGGPSGKGSSPQRCFSIESLLDEDPPARNRPEGQPHYPRINAPTTNNCVPIHIQITGDHHHVYPQRPASQQEVYSDSDHDAIRSNLSDFIQIEGSSFCSESDYDRCSRTSSESPYGSGHYHHQHRHHNLNHNQQKHLVSNCKGRCPASYTRFSTMLKHERAKQLTAEDPESAQSKLAFLVSPVPFRRKRGSPPHSHRQAVSTHSRPPPCYKSSMCEALDEALRDIYEHIRAERRRGSLPDNRILHKLLDELLPDIPERSSSLRALCRHSPSPGPSPVPGPQTLEQEQPYPSQPDGMPSPTCYQPEYSRLSHSASYHLTDPNNNSHVCEDDYYQDQDPARGHSYADGGRHTPQIRIPTPEVREPARAVYDFKAQTVKELTFRKGETVYIIRQIDNNWYEGEHRGLLGIFPISYVEKIPVSKKQQPARPPPPAQVREIGEAVARYNFNADTNVELSLRKGERVILLSQVDQNWYEGKIPGSNKQGIFPVTYVDVVVKKSPTAKNPAHHYIEPSSLPQSLSADRIHPVGSAKLSSTRPRFSPPSPSLSFRTPRSSLFPSPSPSTQRAHLQAVTNDWINLTLGLSPSCTPAPTPPPYPNSSLLADLEALSTLVSPSPYPAPSHFLVSPCPAPTLGTVTSTPRNLTPSLREGHFIPITSPKAPIYPCSPEPRPSPLSSLPTSGGTSFTSSPISPMFGSPKYGSVVDLSQIQNNTSIKPIIDSEKPFDPFSDTVALSLTSPKACSPINLVVYEPSDCPSHSDHPSQSYPLSQSYPLSHTDPPSQLENIVELNQFILKEMNQFMEDSTKDQVVDQEQEDDLCEELVSIIQGGDQSKGEEFYRQASDVTEELPKLFIEEEPTESRKMTPPYNTFTPVCRDGAEQDKGSSVRLTSPPSQQFTIPTLSTSPKPLSPLISPCTTPPLPGVLHSPPPYNKQYPRLEPRSSKVKPVNREVVVVGKPPRSPVMSRRSCGSPSRAQSYSPSHRRPLFTQDALNCGGEAFQVLYNYAPRNEDELELKEGDIVDVMERCDDGWFVGTSRRSTFFGTFPGNYVKRL, encoded by the exons ACCGTGGACAGGCCAAAGGACTGGTATAAATCCATGTTCAAGCAGATTCACGTGGTACACAAACCAG AAAATGAAAATATGGACCCATATAATACCACCCACACAGTAGTGAATACCG ATAGACATCATCGCTCAGCCCCAGACTATCGGCCAGCCAAGTCCTTGCAGACCCATGCTCCGCCCCAGACCCACACGTACCGGCCAATGACCAAGAGTGTGTCTGACAACAGCACGTGCAATGTCTTCAGGAACACAAATTCCTTAACCTCGCCCTCACCCATGCCCCCCACACCCCCTCCCATACTCTCATCGGCACATGTTCGAGAAAGGGAGCGCGAGAGGGACAGAGGCACAATAGACAA AAACCAATATGGACCCCCTGACAGAAAGGTGGACACCAGGAAATATCGTGCAGAACCTCGCAGCATCTTCGACTATGAACCTGGGAAATCCTCAATTTTGGAGCAGGAGAGACAG AATACTAGTAACTCAAACCCTACTGAGGTAGATTTAGAGGATGAGCCTTGGTATAAGTTCTTTGCTGAGCTGGAGTTTGGACGTCCG CCTCCTAAAAAACGTCTGGATTATATAGTTGAG AGTTCCCTCCAACAGGCCTctacagacaggaacacagacaggcCATCAAG TGTCCACAGCTCAACCAGTGActacaggaagaggaggaagtcCGAGGTAACAGCCCAGCAGCCCAGACCAGCCAGCACCCTGACCACAAGCCAGAGTACATCCAGCAGCCTGTCAGGGCCCAATAGCACCACCAGCCACAACCCAGTCTCCTGGCCTGTAGAATCTCCCCGTAGCAGCAGTTACAGCAGCGGCCTCAACTCCTCAGGACGGCCCTCTGAACCCCCACGTAGCAGTAGTTACAGCAGCGGCCTACGCAAGCCTGTGGCAAgctcctcccctgcctccccctccaaAGCCAAAG GTGGGGATATTAGCAACACCTACTCAGCCCATTTCAGTTGTCCAGGTCCCTCTCCAGGTCCCAACCACAATACCTCACATAACTCAGTGTTTCCTTGTCTTAATGATGAGGCTTTTGACTGTGTTGAGCCCCCTGAGGGCTCTGATGAGAGCCCTGATGTGTGCCTGAAGAACGGCTGGCAGGCTCATATCCAGAGCCAGAATGCCGAGGCTTGGAGCTCTGCAGAGGAAAAGCCAACCTCTCCCAAACTCAAGTCCTGGAGCTGTGACGACCTCCTGGCAGAAGATAGAGGATGTCCGGGAGGTTCTGTAGGTTCACAGGTTCGCTCCGAGAGTGTAGACTTCCTGTCACGTGAGCAGCAGGGCAAAGATCTCAGCGTCTGTGACAGCCCCCTGAGAGAGCGAACCCAGCACCACTCGGCCCACGATGCACCAGGCTTCCTCAAGCTGTACAAGAAGATGCACCACATCAACAGGCAGGATCTGATAGGCTCCCAAAGCTCCCAGGTCATCTGCTCTGTGAAAGCCCGGATCCTGGAGTACGAGAGCGAGCTGCACAAGGACCGGCTGGCCGGCTGGAGGGGCTACAGCGAAGAGGTGCCCCAGGACATGGTGCACAACAGGATCTCTGAGTTCGAGAGCCTCATCCAGAAGTCTAAGTCCATGCCCAACCTAGGGGGTGGGGGTGAGGGTGAGGTTACCCCGGGGGGCCCGTCCGGGAAGGGCAGCAGCCCCCAGCGATGCTTCTCCATCGAGTCCCTGCTAGACGAGGACCCCCCTGCCAGGAACCGCCCTGAGGGCCAGCCACACTACCCCAGGATCAACGCCCCCACTACCAACAACTGTGTGCCCATCCACATCCAGATCACTGGAGACCACCACCACGTCTACCCCCAGAGACCAGCTTCCCAGCAGGAAGTCTACTCAGACAGTGATCACGACGCCATCAGGTCCAATCTCAGTGACTTCATCCAGATAGAGGGATCTTCCTTCTGTAGTGAGAGTGACTACGACCGCTGCTCTCGGACGTCGTCTGAGAGCCCCTACGGCTCAGGCCACTATCACCACCAACACCGTCAtcataaccttaaccataaccagcAGAAGCACCTGGTCAGCAACTGTAAGGGCCGATGCCCTGCCTCCTACACACGCTTCAGCACCATGCTCAAACACGAGAGGGCCAAGCAGCTGACAGCCGAGGACCCAGagtcagcccagtccaagctggCCTTCCTTGTGAGTCCGGTACCGTTCAGGAGGAAGAGGGGCTCCCCTCCCCACAGCCACAGGCAGGCCGTCTCCACCCACAGCAGGCCCCCTCCCTGCTATAAGAGCTCCATGTGCGAGGCTCTGGACGAAGCCCTGAGGGACATCTATGAACACATCCGGGCCGAGAGGAGGAGGGGCAGCCTGCCCGACAACAGAATCCTCCACAAGCTCCTGGACGAGCTGCTGCCAGACATCCCAGAGAGGAGCTCCTCCCTCAGGGCACTGTGCAGACACAGCCCCAGCCCGGGACCCAGCCCCGTCCCTGGGCCCCAGACCCTGGAGCAGGAGCAGCCATACCCCTCTCAGCCTGACGGCATGCCCAGCCCAACCTGCTACCAGCCTGAGTACAGCCGCCTCTCACACAGTGCCTCCTATCACCTCACAGaccccaacaacaacagccatgTCTGTGAAGATGACTACTACCAAG ACCAGGACCCCGCCAGGGGCCACTCTTACGCTGATGGGGGCCGCCACACCCCCCAGATCAGGATACCAACCCCTGAAGTCAGAGAG CCAGCCAGAGCTGTATATGACTTCAAGGCACAGACAGTGAA GGAGCTGACATTCAGGAAGGGGGAGACGGTGTACATCATCAGGCAGATTGACAACAACTGGTATGAAGGAGAGCACCGTGGACTGCTGGGGATCTTCCCCATCTCCTATGTGGAG AAAATCCCTGTCTCTAAGAAGCAGCAGCCAGCCAGACCTCCTCCGCCAGCCCAGGTCAGAGAGATTGGTGAAGCAGTGGCTCGCTACAACTTTAATGCTGACACCAACGTGGAGCTCTCACTGAGAAAG GGTGAGAGGGTGATTCTGCTGAGCCAGGTGGACCAGAACTGGTATGAAGGGAAGATCCCAGGGAGCAACAAGCAGGGCATCTTCCCCGTGACCTACGTAGATGTAGTGGTCAAGAAGTCCCCCACTGCCAAGAACCCCGCCCACCACTACATAGAACCCTCTTCTTTACCCCAGAGCCTATCCGCTGACAGGATCCACCCTGTGGGTTCGGCCAAG TTATCATCCACGCGCCCTCGCTTCAGTCCACCATCGCCTTCCCTCTCCTTCAGGACACCCCGCTCCTCCCTGTTCCCATCCCCCTCCCCAAGTACCCAGAGGGCCCACCTGCAGGCTGTCACCAATGATTGGATAAACCTGACCCTGGGCCTATCCCCTTCCTGCACCCCGGCCCCCACTCCTCCCCCGTACCCTAACAGCAGTCTGCTGGCCGACCTGGAGGCCCTCAGCACCCTGGTGTCCCCCTCCCCCTATCCAGCCCCCAGCCATTTCCTGGTTTCCCCCTGCCCAGCCCCCACCTTGGGAACCGTAACCTCGACACCACGCAACCTCACCCCTTCCCTCAGAGAGGGCCACTTTATCCCCATCACCTCACCCAAGGCTCCCATCTACCCCTGCTCCCCAGAACCCAGACCCTCCCCActatcctccctccccacctctggCGGCACCTCTTTCACCTCATCACCCATCTCTCCCATGTTTGGGAGCCCCAAGTATGGCAGCGTGGTCGATTTGTCTCAGATTCAGAACAACACTAGCATCAAGCCCATTATAGACTCGGAGAAACCTTTCGACCCCTTCTCAGACACAGTGGCCCTGTCTCTCACCTCACCTAAGGCCTGCAGTCCCATCAATCTGGTGGTGTACGAGCCCAGCGACTGCCCCTCTCACAGTGACCACCCATCTCAAAGCTACCCCCTGTCTCAAAGCTACCCCCTGTCTCACACCGACCCCCCATCTCAACTCGAGAACATAGTAGAGCTAAATCAGTTTATCTTAAAAGAGATGAATCAGTTCATGGAGGACTCCACTAAAGACCAGGTAGTGGACCAGGAACAGGAAGATGACCTTTGTGAGGAGCTGGTGTCCATCATTCAGGGGGGCGACCAATCCAAAGGGGAAGAGTTTTACAGACAAGCATCAGACGTGACAGAGGAGCTTCCCAAGCTTTTCATAGAGGAGGAGCCTACTGAGAGCAGGAAGATGACCCCACCTTATAATACCTTTACCCCTGTGTGTAGAGATGGGGCAGAACAGGACAAG GGTTCCTCTGTAcgcctcacctcacctccctcccagCAGTTCACCATCCCCACTCTCTCCACCTCACCCAAACCTTtgtctcccctcatctccccctgcaccacccctccacttccAGGGGTGCtacactctccccctccctacaaCAAACAGTACCCCCGCCTGGAGCCTAGGTCCTCCAAGGTCAAG CCTGTAAATCGTGAGGTTGTTGTTGTGGGTAAGCCCCCTCGTAGCCCCGTGATGTCTCGGAGGTCCTGCGGCTCGCCCAGTAGAGCCCAGAGCTATTCCCCGTCTCATAGG cGGCCATTGTTTACCCAAGATGCCCTGAATTGTGGTGGAGAGGC GTTCCAGGTCCTGTATAACTATGCTCCACGTAATGAGGATGAGTTGGAGCTCAAGGAAGGGGACATTGTTGATGTGATGGAGAGGTGTGACGACGGATGGTTTGTAG